The Leptospira kanakyensis nucleotide sequence ATCGCAACTTCGTATAACAACGGGGAAACGCTGCGCTTCGGCACTTACGGCCTCGCTTGGCCTGCGGCACATTCCCTTTCTGTCACTCGCTCGCATACGCAAGCTACGTGCCAGTCCCTAACGTCCCGTTAACGGGACTCAGGGTCAGGGAACGTCGTCTCCCCTAGTTCGTTATGCGCAAATATTCAAAATAAAATATGATAATAACAAAACTTAGAAAACTTATTGCTGATAATCCTCTATCTCAATACGTAATTTACAATTATATTATTAATCCAATAATTGGATCTATATTTACTTTTATTATTCTTACTCTTTTTATACCATTGGTTTACAAAAAAAAATTTTTTAAATTTCTAAAATATAATATTGATGCACAAAAAATTATTACGAATAAAAACTGTGACAGGAATATTCCCAAAAACAATATCAGAAGAATATACCCATTACTAAATACTTTTCATTGCACACAATTCACTAATACGGACTCAGGAACTGAGACCTATACTTGCAAAAAACATATTCTTGAAAATGTTAATATATTAATTAGTAATTTAGAAAACAATACAAGCCTAGAATTCCCATTAGAATTTGAAAAAAGTTTAAATACTGATTTTTCTTTCCTAGATCTAATACAAGGAGAGAATAAATATTTGAAATTAAAACTAGATCTACTCCAAGAATTAGATTCTAGAAAAATTCATTATTCGGTAGGATATGACCAAATCTTTTTTATAGAAAATCTTACGAACAAATACAAAGTAAAATCAATATTCTATAATTTTGGATCAATTTATCATATAAACTTCCTCAAAAGCTTTAACAATATAAATGAAGCTCAAACTTTTATTGAAAAAATTGAAAACCTATGTATTAAATGAATATCTGCGCATAACAGCGTCTACTCACTTCGCTTCGGCACTACGGCCTCGCTCGGGCTACGCCACATTTCCCTTCTGGCATTCGCTCGCATACGCAAGCTACATGCCAGTCCCTAACGTCCCGACGGGACTCAGGGTCGGGAAACATCGAGTAGACTAGTTCGTTATGCGCAAGCGGAAAGATTATTTCAGAGCGAAAATAGAAATTGACATTCATTGTATACACCCAAGTATATACATATGGCACATGCATCAAAAGTCTTTATTAGTGGAAATAGCCAGGCAGTTCGAATTCCAAAGGAATATCAAATTTCAGAAAAAGAACTATATATACAAAAAGTTGGAAATACACTTTTCCTTTTTCCTAAAAATGAGCCTTGGAAAGCTTTTGAAGAAAGCCTTAATGAATTCTCTGATGACTTTATGTCAGACGGTAGATCTCAACCTGAAAATCAAATTAGAGAAGAGTTTTAATGTATCTTATTGATACGAACATTTGCATTTACTCTATTAAAAATAAGCCTGAGTCAGTTGTTCAAAAAATAAAATCTATTGAGCCTTATCAGATTAAAATTTCATCCATTACTGTTGCCGAATTGGAATACGGTGCCGCTAAAAGTATTGATTATGCAAAAAACAAAAATACACTTATTAAATTCTTTTCTGCATTTGATATCATACCTTTTACAGACTCAGATGCTGAAATATACGGACACATAAGAGCCACGTTAGAAAAAAATGGGAAAATAATTGGACCATACGATCTTCAAATTGCCGCCCAAGCAATTTCAAAGAATCTAATTTTAGTATCAAATAATACAAAAGAGTTTATCAGAGTTCCAAATTTAAAATTAGAAAACTGGATTTAATTTTATATTTTCCGCCAGCGCATAACAGCATGGAGACGCTGCGCTTCGGCACGAGGCCTCGCTTGGGCT carries:
- the vapB gene encoding type II toxin-antitoxin system antitoxin VapB; translated protein: MAHASKVFISGNSQAVRIPKEYQISEKELYIQKVGNTLFLFPKNEPWKAFEESLNEFSDDFMSDGRSQPENQIREEF
- the vapC gene encoding type II toxin-antitoxin system tRNA(fMet)-specific endonuclease VapC — encoded protein: MYLIDTNICIYSIKNKPESVVQKIKSIEPYQIKISSITVAELEYGAAKSIDYAKNKNTLIKFFSAFDIIPFTDSDAEIYGHIRATLEKNGKIIGPYDLQIAAQAISKNLILVSNNTKEFIRVPNLKLENWI